The following are from one region of the Paenibacillus bovis genome:
- a CDS encoding lysozyme inhibitor LprI family protein, which translates to MKVKILLLFFITIVCSSCQNSSQSNMSNSETKSIVNSELSRDEVSTADITESNKTTEVHSNSSNNEVLPLSIGNYDLKGEFYDEMLRNPIDQDYEVEFNKLQNSKEFSTLEWRVLESKYTEIWDKELNQTYKKLLAKLDKEPRKALIESQKEWLQYHLKETEFVEKAFINNSYLGSQGSVSLGTSIRERIRERTMQLFEYRYLLDGKVEFVYQGEK; encoded by the coding sequence ATGAAGGTTAAGATACTTTTATTGTTTTTTATTACGATAGTATGCTCATCTTGTCAAAATAGTAGTCAATCGAATATGTCGAATAGCGAAACTAAATCAATAGTGAATTCTGAACTTTCTCGTGATGAAGTGAGTACAGCTGACATAACAGAATCGAACAAAACAACTGAAGTTCATTCCAATTCTTCCAATAATGAAGTTTTACCTTTGAGCATCGGAAACTATGATTTAAAAGGAGAATTTTATGATGAAATGCTTCGAAATCCTATAGATCAGGATTATGAAGTGGAATTTAATAAATTACAAAATTCCAAAGAGTTCTCGACATTGGAATGGAGAGTGTTGGAGAGCAAATATACAGAGATTTGGGATAAAGAATTGAATCAAACATATAAAAAGCTTCTTGCTAAGTTAGATAAAGAACCAAGAAAAGCACTAATTGAATCACAGAAAGAATGGTTACAGTATCACTTAAAAGAAACAGAATTTGTAGAGAAGGCATTTATTAATAATAGTTACCTTGGTTCACAAGGATCTGTAAGCCTGGGCACAAGTATACGAGAGAGAATCAGGGAAAGAACGATGCAAT
- a CDS encoding nucleotidyltransferase domain-containing protein gives MILEKVINKIEIQSEYKDFVDTYIDNLLTEFKGKIHSIYMCGSIPKGTATPFKSDADFTIVCEDPKEFDYERLSKIKDKLLQEYPILTKIDTVICSMEDVLSKPNEWGFWVKVICVCVYGHDVGEQISPIRISPEFILDLNTDTKEEVDHIHRLLSTASDHTMQVRYIKGYSKRLLRALYSLVLEDTGVWEDDMVTMKNVILDHCEIDPTLVDDLYACYLDSNVSVEEFLEIADEAYRYFENALRVMAASRASLD, from the coding sequence ATGATCTTAGAAAAAGTCATAAATAAAATTGAAATACAAAGCGAATACAAGGATTTTGTTGATACGTATATCGATAACCTCCTTACTGAATTCAAAGGCAAGATTCATAGCATCTATATGTGCGGTTCCATTCCCAAAGGAACGGCTACACCGTTTAAGTCAGATGCAGACTTTACGATTGTATGTGAGGATCCCAAAGAGTTTGATTATGAAAGATTGTCAAAGATTAAAGACAAACTTTTGCAAGAATATCCAATACTCACTAAGATCGATACAGTTATCTGCTCGATGGAGGATGTATTAAGTAAGCCCAATGAGTGGGGGTTCTGGGTAAAGGTCATTTGTGTCTGCGTATATGGTCATGACGTTGGTGAACAAATATCACCGATCCGGATTTCTCCAGAGTTTATTTTGGACTTGAATACAGACACCAAGGAAGAAGTAGATCATATACACCGTTTACTATCTACTGCTAGTGATCACACAATGCAAGTCCGATATATAAAAGGCTACTCTAAGCGATTACTTCGTGCTTTATACTCTTTAGTTTTGGAGGATACAGGTGTATGGGAAGATGATATGGTTACGATGAAGAATGTCATATTAGACCATTGTGAAATTGATCCTACTTTAGTTGATGATCTGTACGCTTGTTACCTCGATAGTAATGTAAGTGTTGAAGAGTTTCTGGAAATTGCAGATGAAGCATATCGTTATTTCGAGAACGCTCTACGTGTAATGGCTGCTTCTCGAGCTTCGTTGGATTAA
- a CDS encoding serine hydrolase domain-containing protein: MIIESMHQSQISDEKVKSFVHYLKKEKVESCLISVGTDIVLHYFRNNKSKDKLHKINSCTKSITSCLIGMAVEQGLISDIHTPIVHYFPSLQQDQDIRKQSITIEHLLSMSAGFDWPELEEWNGWPAMIHSPNWVDYILERPLNAEPGERMNYNSGCSHLLLAILQQVSGMSAKDFAIKVLFSSLKIKDFIWHADPQGINIGGFGIHMSIQDMHKFGSFYLNNGRCGKRQLLSEEWISTSTQPKYLTYDGIGYYGHHWWVAGSSVEQPFYFAMGMGGQYIYVDHSRNIVVSLTSDTYSDTFKPLRAITELLR; the protein is encoded by the coding sequence ATGATCATTGAATCTATGCATCAGTCTCAAATAAGCGATGAAAAAGTTAAATCATTTGTTCATTATTTGAAAAAAGAAAAAGTTGAAAGTTGTTTGATAAGTGTGGGGACAGACATTGTGCTTCACTATTTTAGAAATAATAAATCAAAAGACAAGCTCCACAAAATCAACTCATGCACCAAGAGTATTACTTCATGCTTGATTGGAATGGCTGTAGAGCAGGGATTGATTTCGGATATTCATACGCCGATTGTTCATTACTTCCCGTCGCTTCAGCAGGATCAAGACATCCGCAAACAAAGCATTACCATTGAACACTTATTGAGTATGAGTGCAGGTTTTGATTGGCCAGAGCTGGAAGAATGGAACGGCTGGCCAGCCATGATACATAGTCCTAACTGGGTTGATTATATATTAGAGCGCCCATTAAACGCCGAACCTGGTGAAAGAATGAACTATAATTCGGGCTGCAGCCATCTGTTATTAGCCATACTTCAACAGGTGTCAGGCATGAGTGCAAAAGATTTCGCAATAAAGGTTCTCTTCTCCAGTTTGAAGATCAAAGATTTCATATGGCATGCAGATCCCCAAGGAATTAATATTGGTGGTTTTGGGATACATATGTCGATACAAGATATGCATAAATTTGGCAGCTTCTATTTAAATAACGGGCGCTGTGGGAAAAGGCAATTACTGAGTGAGGAGTGGATATCCACTTCAACCCAACCCAAGTATTTAACATATGATGGTATCGGTTATTACGGCCATCATTGGTGGGTAGCCGGTAGCTCAGTGGAGCAGCCTTTTTATTTCGCTATGGGAATGGGCGGTCAGTACATTTACGTAGATCATTCCCGAAATATAGTTGTCTCATTAACAAGTGATACATACAGCGATACCTTCAAACCATTAAGAGCGATTACAGAACTTTTGCGATAA
- a CDS encoding phosphotransferase, with translation MSLFPVTYSLLSRQALLAHIKDYYDFQETIHLKYFLRGMNDTYIVETGSGKYIFRVYRADRRNRSEIAFELDVLNYVNENNVNVSIPIARKDGTFINDFLVTEGVKHGVMFSFAEGHEKPIHTVEDSYLFGKSVAHIHKVTEHFRSEHARDNLDLEYLIDRPLDIIKLHMGHRLEEYYFIHKRISELKEQLANKIEEGLDWGICHGDLHGNTNAAFTDDGQLAHYDFDICGYGWRAYDIAEFRLAREIHSGHDKDEVERLWQAFLNGYRQVRDLSRNDVKAVSIFVVLRQLWLFGLCFSESELIGGADFDDGFIDSKMEYFRNVII, from the coding sequence TTGAGTTTATTTCCTGTTACCTACTCGCTCTTGTCCAGGCAAGCTTTACTAGCGCATATCAAAGACTATTATGACTTTCAAGAAACTATCCATTTAAAATACTTCCTTAGAGGCATGAACGATACCTATATTGTAGAAACGGGTTCAGGAAAATATATCTTTAGAGTGTATCGTGCGGATCGAAGAAATCGATCCGAGATTGCTTTTGAACTGGATGTATTGAATTATGTCAATGAGAATAATGTAAACGTATCCATACCGATCGCTCGAAAAGATGGCACCTTCATAAACGATTTTTTGGTCACTGAAGGTGTAAAACATGGGGTCATGTTTAGTTTTGCAGAAGGTCATGAAAAGCCGATTCATACCGTAGAAGATAGCTATTTATTTGGAAAATCCGTTGCTCATATTCATAAAGTTACTGAGCATTTTAGAAGTGAGCATGCGAGAGATAATCTGGATTTGGAATATCTAATAGATAGACCGCTTGATATCATCAAATTACATATGGGGCATCGTCTGGAGGAGTACTATTTTATTCATAAACGGATCTCAGAATTAAAGGAACAGTTGGCGAACAAGATCGAAGAAGGTTTGGATTGGGGGATTTGTCATGGAGACTTGCATGGCAACACCAATGCAGCCTTTACAGACGATGGGCAATTAGCACATTATGATTTCGATATTTGTGGTTATGGGTGGAGAGCTTATGATATCGCAGAGTTCAGATTGGCAAGAGAAATTCACAGTGGCCATGATAAGGATGAAGTAGAAAGACTATGGCAAGCATTTCTAAACGGTTACAGACAAGTAAGAGATCTAAGTAGAAATGATGTTAAAGCAGTCTCTATATTCGTTGTACTCCGACAGTTGTGGCTCTTTGGCTTATGTTTTAGTGAATCAGAGTTGATAGGTGGAGCGGACTTCGATGATGGATTTATTGATAGCAAGATGGAGTATTTCAGGAATGTGATTATTTGA
- a CDS encoding metallophosphoesterase family protein, translated as MKTIIQFDLISDIHLDFWVKYSSNHTKHNQIVEKFVNSILPNEPSEVLVIAGDLGHYNKQNFIFLEKLKEYYMHILLVAGNHDYYLVSNSIKNKYRYNSMRRFQEMKIIAEQIPGVFFLDGDTVEISGVSFGGTGMWYDFQYGINQLNIDANKVYESWKLISNDSVLIEGLPRLVEAMYTEELTKLKKVLDRSDVIITHISPDWSKVPLDHINDVSNSFYYFNGRDLLSNLNQKIWCFGHVHRREDYFNEGCRLINASLGYPDENNHISKKIMKVIH; from the coding sequence GTGAAGACCATAATACAGTTTGATCTCATATCTGATATTCATTTAGATTTTTGGGTGAAATATTCCAGTAATCACACAAAACATAATCAAATCGTAGAGAAGTTTGTGAATTCAATTCTTCCTAATGAGCCTTCGGAAGTATTAGTGATCGCCGGTGATCTAGGCCACTATAACAAACAGAATTTTATTTTTCTTGAAAAGCTTAAAGAATATTATATGCATATTCTTCTAGTTGCAGGGAATCATGACTACTACTTAGTTAGTAATTCAATAAAAAATAAATACAGATATAACTCAATGCGCAGATTCCAAGAAATGAAAATAATTGCCGAGCAAATACCGGGAGTATTTTTTCTGGATGGGGATACTGTTGAAATTAGTGGAGTTTCTTTCGGTGGGACTGGAATGTGGTACGACTTTCAATATGGAATTAATCAGTTGAATATAGACGCTAATAAAGTATATGAAAGTTGGAAATTAATTTCTAATGATTCCGTCTTAATCGAAGGCTTACCTCGATTAGTTGAAGCCATGTATACAGAAGAATTAACAAAACTTAAGAAGGTGCTTGACCGTTCAGATGTGATCATCACTCATATTTCGCCCGATTGGTCTAAAGTTCCATTGGATCATATTAATGATGTTAGCAATAGCTTTTATTATTTCAATGGCAGAGATTTATTATCTAATTTAAATCAAAAAATCTGGTGTTTTGGGCATGTTCATCGAAGAGAAGATTACTTTAATGAAGGATGCAGGCTAATAAATGCTTCTTTAGGATATCCAGATGAGAATAATCATATATCAAAGAAGATTATGAAGGTTATTCATTGA